The sequence below is a genomic window from Bos taurus isolate L1 Dominette 01449 registration number 42190680 breed Hereford chromosome 7, ARS-UCD2.0, whole genome shotgun sequence.
ctatggatggaggttcgtgactttgtacacagtttgaaagcatcaattcttcagcactcagccttctttatagtccaactctcacatccatacatgaccactggaaaaaccatagccttgactagatacacctttgttgacaaagtaatgtctctgctttttaatatgctgtctaggtgggtcataactttccttccaaggagcaagtgtcttttaatttcatggctgcagtcaccatctgcagtgattttggagtccaaaaaaataaagtctgacactgtttccactgtttccccatctattagttGTATTCAGATGAACTACTTGATTGagctaaaaaatgaaaacatttcatcCACTGGTTTGTGCTCAGTGGCTTTTAAATTATTATCAAAATCTGTAATCTTGGCTCTCTTTATTCTATTCTTTGGTTGCAGTGTTACAGTTCAACTTGAGTATACTTAATTAAGGTTTTGGAAATGCAAAGTGTTGTGTGTCAAGAGTGGTTTATATATGGTCATTTTGTGTgtgaatggatacatgcatgtTTTTGAAGATGGAGAACACAGGCATATAACATTTCTGGATTTATGTCAAGGTGTGCTTCTTTAAGGGGTTGAATGAGACCTATATGTTTCTCAGAGGTAGAAAGTTCTATCATTGATCTAATTTTCCAACTTGCCAAAACTCCAGTTTCTGTGGAGTTTTATCATCAGTTTGCTACTGCCACCACACTTGTGGAAGTTCACAGCTTCTATGTAGAAACTGAATATTGTAAAAATGTTCCAAAGCAGGGAAGCACAAGTGAAACCatgagaaatagaaagaaaaaaaaaacaaaactgagaaatTCCACTATGATTCTAAAGCGATTCTAAAGATGATGCCAAAagtacctaaaatggagacattaAATATttgtggatgaatggataatttGAAATGTAAGACTTCTTAACATGAGTCTAATTTATTTAGACTGTATTAAAGTTAGTGATTACAAATGGGCATATCTTCTTCTTTTAGTTTGATTCTGTATCATGAAGTTAGAACCTTCCTTAGGGCCCCCAGCACTTCTTTGTTTCTAAGACTATAAATCAAAGGATTTAGCAGAGGAGTGAGAATAGGGTCAAGTATAAAGAGGACTTGGTCCAGTCTGGGATTATGATAGGAACTAGGCCTCATGTAGACCACCATGGCAGGGCCATAATAGAGGCACACTACAGTCAAGTGGGAAAAGCAAGTGGCTAGAGCTTTGTCCCTTCCCTTTGGAGATTTCATGTGGAGGACAGCAAGGAATATGAGAGCGTAAGAGGACATGATGAGGGACAAGGGGATGAGGAGCACCACAATACTTGTCACTACCAAAGCCTTTTCATAGGCAGAGACATCATCACAGGCCCATTTTAGGATGGACTTGATCTCACAGAGGAAATGGGGAATCTCTCTGGAACCGCAGATGGGGAAATGCATGGCATAGGCCGTGTGTGCAAGTGATGTAAGGGCACCCCCAGCCCAGGAGATGGCAGCCATCTGCAGACAGACTTTCTGGCTCATGATGAGGGTGTATCTCAGAGggttgcagatggccacatatCGGTCATAGGACATGAGGGTGATGAGGGTGCACTCAGCCATTCCTACAGTCAGGAAGAAGAAGATCTGAGTTCCACAGGCCACTAGTGATATGTTTCTCTTCCCTGAGAAGAAGTCAGTTGCCATCTTGGGTACGATGCTAGAGATTAATGTCATGTCCATGAGAGCCAGTTGGCTGAGCAGGAAGTACATGGGCATGTGGAGGTGAGAATCCACCCAGATTAGGAGGATTAGAATGGAGTTTGAGGTGAGAGCCATGGTGTAGATCAGGAGAATGGCACAGACAAGGAAGTTGACATGTTTCATATCAGGGAAGAGGCCCAGGAGTATTAAATCTGTATTTGAAGACTCATTTCTTTTGTCCATGTCTCTGCCTTGTTAGAATTAATCAACCCTGGGGGAAAGAGTTGTGGAACTCATGAGGATTTATTGGATTCTGTCCTCCAagctctttcctttttaatcctTATATAAAGTGTCAACAGGCTAGGATACTTATGTAGATAACAGCAATTTGGCCAATTTTTTGGTTAGGTAGGCTCTCTCAAGTCCCCACCTATTTCCTTTACTCATGGAACAAATTGCCACCACCTGGAACAGTTAATGTTTAACCCATATCTAGTACATAGTAGTTCAAATTCCAATACTACCATCTCCCCTCCTATCCACCTCATTACTCAGagattccttcccctctcctctttatGCTGTCTCAGTCCCTGCTTGAACCTTTGAAAATTTTATGACATTTGTTCCACCCTCACCAAATCACTTGTTTTTCCAtcctactctgtgccagacactatgCTAAGTCTTACAgtgtaaagattaataaaatataatttctgatGCCAAAGACATCTAGCTTTATTGAAGAAGAAGACCAATGAAAGGTACATATGAAAAATAGATGAAAGATGTTATAATGGAAGAATATAGATGATACACTGTACAATGGAGATGcaaattgcttcattttcaaaagcTAGAGGAATTGCATGATGGCTAAGTGTAACCTCACACAGTCTTTGAACTATCAAATTTAAGACTTAGCATTCTGCAAAGGTAGGCATTTAGAAAGGAAAGCTGTTTGAAATATTATCTAGCCCAGAAAAGTGACTTGTTCAAAGTCATATCACTACTTAACACTgaagaaagcgaaagtgaagtcgctcagtcgtatccatctctttgcgaccctgtggactgtagcccaccaggctcctccatccatggaattctccaggcaagaatactggagtgggttgccatttccttctccagggcatcttcccaacccagggatcgaacgcaggtctcccgcattgctggcagacgctttaaccgctgagctaccagggaagccctaacactGAAGAGAAATGACTAAAAATCATGTCCCAGCATTTTTCAGTTATAGGCCTCTTTCAAATCCTCATTAAGGATGTTAATTACATATAGCCTTGTATTGTTCTGTACTAAATTTAATAGTATAATGCTAGCTCATGTAACAGATAATCTgccaaatctcagtggcttaagaTAATAGAAGTGTATTTCTCATCAGATGAAGTCCAAAACAGACATTGTTGATAGGCAGATGGCTCTCCTCTGAGTGACATTTCACAGACCGAGGCTCATGCTCACCTGCTTCTGCTTTTGTTGCTTACCATCTTCAATGTTGATTTCTAAGGTTGTTCTGCTCTTCTGTATCAAACAGGTAGCAGGCAAGATATGGAAAGGTTTAGGGCCAAGCCTAAAACTACTGCCCTGCCTGAGCCCTCACCTAATATTTGGATCAAGTCACATTCCAGGGGAGGCTGGGAAGTGTTTCTAGCTTAGTGAATGGACAGAACAGAAATAGGTTTGGTAAACAGCTGCCAGTCCCTGTCACTTCTAAGTTACTTTGTGTTTGTACAAAGCCTGTAAGCTGGTTCATAGCAGGAATACTGTATTGCATTCCTTTACTTTGCTTGACCTGTTCTATCAGTGCTTGTTGAGTCTAGTCACTCAGGAAAGAAATTCCTCATTCCCCTATCTATGATCCCAATTCTTGGCTCTTTCAAAATAGGTGTGATCTTTTTTTGGAGCCTGTATTAGTAATTGATAATTACTATTGCAGCATAATAACTATCCCAagataaaacaacacacatttattaccTTACAGCTCTTCCAATAGGAATCTGAGTGAAGCTTGGCTGATGCCTTGCTAAAGATCTCTGACAAGACTATAATCAAGTACTAGCTGGTGCTATAGTCTCATCTGAATTTTCCACTGGGGGAAGATCTGCTTCCAAGCCCACTCAGGTGTCATTGGCAGGGTTCAGTGCAGCCCTCCTGGGCTTTTGGACCAATGGCCTCAAATCCTTGCTGGCTATTGTCTGGGAGCCTCTCTCAGTTCCTTGCCTTTCCATGGGACAGCTCACATCATGGTAGTTTCCTTCAAgaaagaggggagggagaaggaagatcGTGAGAGCAGGATGGAAATCAGTCTTTTTGTAACCTAATATCAGAAGTAATGAGTAAAAAGGCCCAGCCCTTTGTTAAAGGCAGAATACATAAGGGTATGAATATTGGCAGGCAAGGATCATTAGggttgaggttcagttcagttcagcactcagttgtgtccaactctttgcaaccccatgcattgcagcacaGCAGGCAGGGTTGAAGTTACCTATATCAAAGATTCTGTAAGTTGATTGTATATTTGCAGAAGCTTTGACCTTTAAAGTTGAAATCTGCTTTAGAAAAATCTACTTCACTCTTATCCCCAGTAAATTTTTTGTCCTTGTTACTTTAGTGACAGATTTACAGTTCCAAAAAGTTAAATGGTTAGTTCCATATCAACCAGCTAGTTAACCAGGAaggaagtaaaaagtaaaagtattagtctctcagtgcTAGTCTCACAGTTGTgacctttgtgacctcatggactgcagcccaccaggctcctcagtc
It includes:
- the OR2AV1 gene encoding olfactory receptor family 2 subfamily AV member 1, translated to MDKRNESSNTDLILLGLFPDMKHVNFLVCAILLIYTMALTSNSILILLIWVDSHLHMPMYFLLSQLALMDMTLISSIVPKMATDFFSGKRNISLVACGTQIFFFLTVGMAECTLITLMSYDRYVAICNPLRYTLIMSQKVCLQMAAISWAGGALTSLAHTAYAMHFPICGSREIPHFLCEIKSILKWACDDVSAYEKALVVTSIVVLLIPLSLIMSSYALIFLAVLHMKSPKGRDKALATCFSHLTVVCLYYGPAMVVYMRPSSYHNPRLDQVLFILDPILTPLLNPLIYSLRNKEVLGALRKVLTS